One Tunturibacter gelidoferens genomic region harbors:
- the araA gene encoding L-arabinose isomerase — MKVSKSLKIWFVTGSQHLYGKEALTQVANNSREIAGSLNAGSVIPYEIFHKPTVTTSEEVKALCREANADETCLGLVLWMHTFSPAKMWIAGLIALNKPILHLHTQFNLALPWSSIDMDFMNLHQAAHGDREFGFITARLKLARKVVVGFWQDPDTVLEIAAWTRAAAGWHESQSLKVARFGDNMREVAVTEGDKVAAQAQLGYSVNGYGVADLVDRIQQSSETEVAKLVDAYREDYSIAKEHDRPEALRAAARIELGLRGFLTEGGFGAFTDTFQDLHGLDQLPGIAVQRLMADGFGFAGEGDWKTAALVRTMKVMALGLPGGTSFMEDYTYDFSGTPKVLGSHMLEICPSIAAGKPSLEVHPLGIGGKADPVRLVFTAPPGPAVVTSLVDMGDRFRMIVNEVDVIQPEQPLPKLPVARAVWVPRPSLKIAAAAWIYAGGAHHTSFSQALTLEHLEDFAEIAGIELVIIDSETRIRDFRSQIR; from the coding sequence GTGAAAGTCTCAAAGAGTCTTAAGATCTGGTTTGTTACAGGCAGTCAACACCTTTATGGAAAAGAGGCGCTCACGCAAGTAGCGAATAACTCAAGAGAGATCGCCGGTTCCCTCAACGCCGGATCTGTCATTCCCTACGAGATCTTTCATAAACCGACGGTAACAACTTCCGAAGAGGTTAAAGCTCTCTGCCGGGAAGCAAACGCCGATGAAACCTGCCTTGGTCTCGTGCTTTGGATGCATACCTTCTCGCCGGCAAAGATGTGGATCGCCGGCCTGATTGCGCTCAACAAGCCGATCCTGCACCTTCACACGCAGTTTAATCTCGCTTTGCCTTGGTCTTCCATCGACATGGATTTCATGAATCTCCATCAGGCCGCGCATGGAGACCGCGAATTTGGCTTCATCACGGCACGATTGAAGTTGGCCCGGAAGGTGGTCGTAGGTTTCTGGCAGGATCCCGATACGGTGCTTGAGATCGCCGCCTGGACGAGAGCGGCTGCGGGCTGGCATGAATCGCAAAGTCTGAAAGTCGCTCGCTTCGGGGACAATATGCGGGAAGTCGCAGTCACCGAAGGTGACAAAGTCGCGGCTCAAGCCCAGCTGGGATACAGCGTGAATGGTTACGGAGTCGCCGATCTCGTCGATAGGATTCAACAGAGCTCCGAGACGGAGGTGGCAAAACTTGTAGATGCCTACCGCGAAGATTACTCCATTGCCAAAGAGCATGATCGTCCGGAGGCTCTGCGCGCTGCTGCAAGAATCGAGCTGGGACTTCGCGGCTTTCTGACCGAGGGCGGCTTCGGTGCGTTCACCGATACCTTTCAGGATCTGCATGGCCTCGACCAACTGCCCGGCATCGCAGTTCAGCGTCTGATGGCGGATGGATTCGGTTTCGCTGGAGAAGGGGATTGGAAGACAGCCGCGTTGGTACGTACCATGAAGGTTATGGCCCTAGGCCTACCTGGAGGCACCTCCTTCATGGAGGATTACACCTACGATTTCAGCGGCACGCCCAAGGTCTTGGGTTCGCATATGCTCGAGATCTGTCCTTCCATCGCAGCTGGGAAGCCATCTCTGGAGGTGCACCCGTTAGGAATCGGAGGCAAGGCCGATCCTGTCCGGCTCGTCTTTACTGCTCCCCCTGGTCCTGCCGTCGTCACCTCTCTCGTTGATATGGGCGATCGTTTCCGAATGATCGTCAACGAGGTGGACGTGATCCAGCCTGAGCAGCCGCTTCCGAAGCTGCCAGTAGCACGTGCCGTATGGGTGCCTAGACCAAGTCTCAAAATTGCTGCTGCAGCCTGGATCTATGCGGGAGGAGCCCATCACACAAGCTTTAGTCAGGCCCTTACTCTCGAACACCTTGAAGACTTTGCAGAGATTGCAGGCATCGAGCTGGTCATCATCGACTCGGAGACTCGCATACGAGACTTCCGCAGCCAAATCCGGTAA
- a CDS encoding LacI family DNA-binding transcriptional regulator, with protein sequence MNGVTNVDAKLARKVWKAVSETEYVPNRHAQALISGRTRLIGLLVPDIMNPFFPELIHGFEQAATAQGFGILIGSTHDVASETEDWARRMLEHGVEGLALLTFKEEDPHLYDLLKKTPMVQIEAGKTPDGPEIIAVDYETGIRQAVQHLAALGHRDIVFAAGSPDNFTAELRRTCFRKAMREIGIVVTNAIFDEEHTLEGGIAAAHKILGRKILPTAMICSNDLMAIGALKILHSRGLDVPKDMSLIGLDDIHLAEFTSPPLTTVRIPRTQLAEACFDLLFRKLRPYEDAPTRQIVSTYLVIRESTGFPPHALQAAAAKGKERS encoded by the coding sequence ATGAATGGCGTCACAAACGTCGATGCAAAGCTCGCGCGTAAAGTTTGGAAAGCCGTTTCTGAAACGGAATACGTTCCGAATCGCCACGCTCAAGCTTTAATCTCCGGCCGCACCCGTCTCATCGGCCTTCTTGTCCCCGATATCATGAATCCGTTCTTCCCCGAGCTCATCCATGGATTCGAACAGGCAGCGACCGCTCAGGGCTTTGGAATTCTCATTGGCTCGACTCACGATGTAGCTAGTGAGACCGAAGATTGGGCCCGACGCATGTTGGAGCACGGTGTCGAAGGACTGGCGCTGCTGACCTTCAAAGAAGAAGATCCCCATCTCTACGATCTTCTAAAGAAGACGCCGATGGTTCAAATCGAAGCTGGTAAAACACCAGACGGGCCCGAAATCATCGCAGTAGATTACGAAACTGGCATTCGCCAAGCCGTGCAGCACCTAGCCGCGCTCGGACATCGCGACATTGTCTTCGCGGCCGGATCGCCCGATAACTTCACTGCCGAACTTCGTCGAACCTGCTTTAGGAAAGCGATGCGCGAGATCGGAATTGTGGTTACCAACGCGATCTTCGACGAGGAGCACACCCTTGAAGGCGGCATCGCTGCAGCGCATAAAATCCTTGGACGAAAGATCCTTCCCACCGCCATGATCTGCTCCAACGACCTCATGGCTATTGGAGCCCTTAAAATTCTGCACTCCAGAGGTCTCGACGTCCCAAAAGACATGTCCCTAATTGGTCTCGACGATATTCATCTTGCGGAGTTCACTTCGCCCCCGCTCACGACGGTTCGAATTCCTCGTACACAACTTGCCGAAGCATGTTTTGATCTACTCTTCCGAAAACTAAGGCCGTACGAGGACGCGCCCACGAGACAAATTGTGTCTACATACCTCGTGATTCGCGAATCGACAGGATTCCCTCCTCATGCTTTACAGGCTGCTGCCGCCAAGGGTAAAGAACGATCATAA
- a CDS encoding tyrosine-type recombinase/integrase, producing the protein MGISHQTGSIIQRGKAWYGFYRKDVIDATTEDVRSVRVCVRLGLKSQMTKLKARDALKAEIAKQTGQLADGRILKDGSVTFEWFVRNRYFPIRQGDWRPETAKEKTAQIEIDLISKFGSRALDSIDKFELQTHVNHLARTYCQDRVKQARSYLKSIFDEAIEQEFLVKDPTRTLKIPKNLRPKDKQILTWEQLRAVLKAASKRDRILLMLDMTDALRPSELFAFRWKSFDDVNTLSITETIYRRKIRPFGKTPGSMTKVHLPDGLAAELRQWKLECPDPSPDAPIFPNADGGFLDPANFRYRVLKPIREALELRKAEFSGAPADHRHPGTEAGFSEGCSIAPAALTSRYHSKRVHAGAS; encoded by the coding sequence ATGGGCATCTCGCATCAGACGGGCTCGATCATCCAACGCGGCAAGGCTTGGTATGGCTTCTACCGCAAGGACGTGATCGACGCCACAACCGAAGATGTCCGATCCGTTCGCGTGTGCGTTCGGCTCGGCCTGAAATCGCAGATGACGAAGCTTAAGGCGCGAGATGCGCTGAAAGCTGAGATCGCCAAGCAGACTGGCCAACTCGCGGACGGCAGAATCCTGAAGGATGGATCTGTCACCTTTGAGTGGTTCGTTCGCAACCGCTACTTTCCGATTAGGCAGGGAGACTGGCGGCCAGAAACGGCGAAGGAAAAGACAGCTCAGATTGAGATCGACCTGATCTCCAAGTTCGGTTCCAGAGCTTTGGACTCGATCGACAAGTTTGAGCTGCAAACGCATGTGAACCATCTGGCAAGGACATACTGCCAGGATCGGGTGAAACAGGCGCGCTCCTATCTCAAGTCCATCTTCGATGAAGCAATTGAGCAAGAGTTCCTGGTCAAAGATCCGACCCGCACGCTGAAGATTCCCAAGAATCTCCGGCCGAAGGACAAACAGATTCTGACCTGGGAGCAATTGCGAGCGGTACTGAAAGCGGCATCAAAGCGGGATCGCATCCTGCTTATGCTGGACATGACCGACGCGCTTCGCCCCAGCGAACTCTTCGCTTTTCGCTGGAAGTCCTTCGACGACGTGAATACGTTGTCGATCACCGAAACGATCTACCGAAGGAAGATTCGGCCCTTTGGCAAGACTCCAGGGAGCATGACGAAGGTTCATCTGCCGGATGGACTTGCCGCCGAGCTCAGGCAGTGGAAGTTGGAATGCCCAGACCCATCTCCGGACGCGCCGATCTTCCCGAACGCGGACGGCGGATTCCTGGACCCGGCCAACTTCCGGTACAGAGTTTTGAAGCCAATTCGGGAGGCGTTGGAACTCCGAAAAGCTGAATTTTCAGGTGCTCCGGCGGACCATCGCCACCCGGGCACAGAAGCTGGGTTCAGTGAAGGATGTTCAATCGCACCTGCGGCACTCACGAGCAGATACCACAGCAAACGAGTACATGCAGGAGCTTCCTGA
- a CDS encoding RNA polymerase sigma factor — MATLAINPRLFENLQIAETHRATGDFGQMDDAAIMLELRAGNMAGFDFLIQKYRKPIVHFMYRMVHNQAVAEELAQEVFLRVYRSRETYRAEARFSTWLYRIATNLGVNYARDTRHERTASTVYLDEADSETGTTPDVADSTPDVEAKLLRQERLNAIRQHVLALPERQRMAVLMHKYEGMDYKQIGDVLKLSESATKSLLFRAYQTLRDKLKAFV, encoded by the coding sequence ATGGCTACGCTGGCGATCAATCCGAGACTCTTTGAAAACCTTCAGATTGCAGAGACGCATCGTGCGACCGGCGACTTTGGACAGATGGATGACGCCGCAATCATGCTCGAGTTGCGCGCCGGAAACATGGCCGGGTTCGATTTTCTCATCCAGAAATACCGCAAGCCCATTGTTCACTTCATGTATCGCATGGTTCACAACCAGGCGGTCGCAGAAGAGCTGGCTCAGGAGGTCTTCCTCAGGGTCTACCGTTCGCGCGAGACCTATCGTGCCGAAGCTCGGTTCAGTACCTGGCTCTACCGGATCGCCACCAACCTTGGCGTCAACTATGCACGCGACACCAGGCACGAACGGACCGCTTCTACCGTCTATCTCGATGAGGCGGATTCCGAAACCGGGACAACGCCCGATGTCGCGGACTCTACGCCGGATGTTGAAGCCAAGCTCCTGAGACAGGAACGTCTCAATGCTATTCGCCAGCATGTACTCGCGCTTCCGGAACGGCAACGCATGGCTGTACTCATGCACAAGTATGAGGGTATGGATTATAAGCAAATTGGTGACGTTCTCAAATTGAGCGAGTCCGCCACGAAGTCGTTGCTCTTCCGCGCCTACCAGACGCTGCGCGACAAGCTGAAGGCTTTTGTTTAG
- a CDS encoding anti-sigma factor family protein produces the protein MICKDCQSAIVDLLLDPGAPASRDMQVHIESCPACAQEFQSMQATFALLDTWHAPEPSPYFDQKLAVRLREEQTLAPAGWFERLRSRLLFNTGRQLRPALAGGLALVLLLGGGAVANFTGFPHSTPETSATVQDLQILDKNDQALQTMDQLLQDDAPADDSTAPPSS, from the coding sequence ATGATCTGTAAAGACTGCCAATCCGCAATCGTCGATCTTCTTCTGGATCCGGGCGCGCCTGCGAGTCGAGACATGCAAGTCCATATTGAGTCGTGCCCCGCCTGCGCTCAAGAGTTTCAATCGATGCAGGCTACCTTCGCACTGCTCGATACCTGGCACGCTCCAGAGCCGTCCCCGTACTTCGATCAAAAGCTAGCTGTGCGACTCCGCGAAGAGCAGACACTTGCGCCGGCCGGTTGGTTCGAGCGGCTTAGGTCTCGTCTGCTTTTCAATACGGGGCGTCAGCTTCGCCCGGCGCTTGCTGGAGGCCTTGCGTTGGTTCTCTTGTTGGGCGGCGGAGCTGTCGCCAATTTCACCGGATTCCCTCACTCAACCCCCGAGACCTCGGCGACGGTTCAAGACCTGCAGATCCTCGATAAGAACGATCAAGCGCTGCAAACGATGGATCAACTCTTGCAGGACGACGCTCCGGCCGATGATTCTACCGCCCCGCCCAGCAGCTAG
- a CDS encoding DUF3106 domain-containing protein, translating into MDRHSNLPLAEQQRALENEPGFRDLPPPTQQRMRDRLTQLNNMSPEQRRRILDRTEAMERLTLPQRQQVRGAMQQLGGLPEDRRRLVARAFRDLREMPQPQRQAILDSDRFRGQFSDQERSTLSNLLAVEPYLPVRRPNDGTSYGK; encoded by the coding sequence ATGGACCGTCATAGCAACCTTCCTCTTGCGGAACAACAGCGTGCTTTGGAAAATGAGCCTGGCTTCCGCGATCTTCCCCCGCCGACTCAGCAGCGCATGCGCGATCGTCTGACGCAACTGAATAACATGTCACCGGAGCAGCGCCGAAGAATCCTTGACCGCACCGAAGCGATGGAGCGTCTCACGCTGCCGCAACGACAGCAAGTTCGCGGCGCCATGCAGCAACTTGGTGGGCTCCCTGAAGACCGTCGCCGTCTCGTTGCGCGGGCCTTCCGCGATCTTCGCGAGATGCCTCAACCTCAGCGCCAGGCTATCCTCGACTCTGACCGCTTTCGTGGGCAATTTTCAGATCAGGAGCGGAGCACACTCTCCAATCTTCTCGCTGTCGAACCATATCTTCCGGTTCGGCGGCCAAATGACGGTACTTCCTACGGAAAATGA
- a CDS encoding TlpA disulfide reductase family protein, which produces MKLFASLFLVAVSAVAQGSKQGAIVGPWVGDATVHGQQVPVRLEITGSGNGLQAALLNGPERSPASGVSYVGNHLVVTFNYYARTLDATVADGHLTGTFGTIATRYPVSLSLHGAAAGAVGAGDQDIHGDWEVEVKSSKGESAWQLRIEPAAQSNQVKAVIQRIDGDTGALYGGWTGHEYVIGHFTAAGPALYSVAPQTDGTLLVSNMLRADVNEQQNLVARRPAQARAAALPGMTDPTQQTTVKDPSARFAFSFPDLSGKLVSNTDPQFDGKVVIVAIGGSWCPNCHDEAPMLESLYKQFHNRGLEIVNLSFEEADQLKDPTRLRAFIEKYGLTYTVLVAGETEQLNEKIPQGVNLNCWPTSFFLGRDGRVREVHAGFAGPANPPAHEALVKEVTELVERLLEELVPTQSASR; this is translated from the coding sequence ATGAAGCTCTTCGCCAGTCTTTTTCTGGTCGCAGTCTCTGCCGTCGCTCAGGGTTCGAAGCAAGGTGCAATCGTCGGTCCGTGGGTGGGCGATGCTACGGTCCACGGACAGCAGGTTCCTGTTCGTCTCGAAATTACCGGTAGCGGTAATGGTCTTCAGGCGGCTCTGCTCAACGGCCCGGAACGCAGCCCCGCGTCTGGCGTCAGTTATGTTGGCAATCATCTGGTGGTCACGTTCAACTACTACGCGAGGACGCTTGACGCGACGGTAGCTGATGGTCACTTGACGGGGACGTTCGGCACGATTGCTACACGCTATCCGGTCAGTTTGAGTTTGCATGGGGCGGCTGCTGGCGCGGTTGGAGCGGGGGACCAGGATATTCACGGGGATTGGGAGGTCGAGGTTAAATCGTCCAAGGGCGAGTCGGCGTGGCAGCTTCGCATTGAACCTGCTGCTCAATCGAACCAGGTGAAGGCGGTGATTCAGCGCATCGATGGAGATACTGGCGCTCTTTATGGAGGCTGGACAGGGCACGAGTATGTGATTGGGCACTTCACTGCTGCTGGGCCTGCGCTTTATAGCGTGGCTCCGCAGACGGATGGGACGTTGCTGGTTTCGAATATGCTGCGGGCGGATGTGAATGAGCAGCAGAATCTTGTCGCTCGCAGGCCTGCACAGGCGCGGGCTGCGGCGCTTCCCGGGATGACGGATCCTACGCAGCAGACTACGGTGAAAGACCCGTCTGCGCGGTTTGCATTCAGCTTTCCGGATCTTAGCGGGAAGTTGGTTTCTAATACCGATCCGCAGTTTGATGGGAAGGTTGTGATCGTTGCGATTGGCGGGTCGTGGTGCCCTAACTGCCACGATGAAGCGCCTATGCTCGAGAGCCTTTATAAGCAGTTTCATAACCGGGGATTGGAGATTGTGAACCTGTCGTTTGAAGAGGCGGACCAGTTGAAAGATCCGACGAGATTGCGTGCTTTTATTGAGAAATATGGGCTTACTTACACGGTTCTGGTGGCGGGTGAGACGGAGCAGTTGAACGAGAAGATTCCGCAGGGGGTGAACTTGAACTGCTGGCCTACTTCGTTTTTTCTGGGAAGAGATGGGCGGGTGAGGGAGGTCCATGCGGGGTTTGCCGGGCCGGCGAATCCGCCGGCGCATGAGGCGCTGGTGAAGGAAGTTACTGAGCTGGTGGAGCGGCTGCTTGAGGAACTGGTTCCGACTCAGTCTGCTTCGCGCTGA
- a CDS encoding alpha-L-fucosidase: protein MSAINRRQFTYGVIAAAGSIPSATQLIAQTQAKPHKPMLQLQQEFLDLRFGMYIHLNMATFEQREWGDPKASPQLFNPAHLDTDQWAQAARSAGMTYGCLSTKHHDGFCLWPTATTSPSVKDAPFQHDIVRAYVDSFRRHGLKVCLYLSIFDLRADIRPYQITPRKVELIKAQLTELLTNYGEITAMIFDGWNAPWTRITYDQLPFREIYDHVKHLQPNCLVTDYNASQYPGSALYYTDIRQYEQHAGQKIPADSLVPSQSATTLQSEWFWKRDYPTQELRSARQIVNDWLIPFNEQHCNLILNVAPNTDGRFDDNAIKRLAEIGQLWKHPGTAPRLQPSVAITTPNLAFAKPSFASSSPDTIGPDLANDNKFDSFWICDQGVCDQHQNSSWLEIAFERPTAFNTISIVEPRYLQQYGPDSRIASYRLQLWNNGTGNETGNGRWTDILNGRTPSTFQLHQFRRVTAQRVRLTLEGIGRPPGIAEFGVYNEPITT, encoded by the coding sequence TTGTCAGCAATCAATCGGCGTCAGTTCACCTACGGCGTAATCGCAGCAGCTGGATCGATCCCAAGCGCAACTCAGTTGATCGCGCAAACACAGGCGAAGCCCCACAAGCCGATGCTCCAGCTCCAGCAGGAGTTCCTCGACCTACGATTCGGCATGTACATCCACCTCAACATGGCCACCTTCGAGCAGCGCGAGTGGGGAGACCCCAAAGCCTCACCTCAACTCTTCAACCCCGCGCATCTCGACACCGATCAGTGGGCGCAGGCAGCTCGTTCGGCCGGAATGACCTACGGGTGTCTTTCGACCAAGCATCACGACGGCTTCTGCCTCTGGCCCACCGCAACCACCAGCCCAAGCGTCAAAGACGCTCCCTTCCAACACGACATCGTCCGCGCCTACGTGGACTCGTTCCGTCGTCACGGCCTCAAGGTCTGCCTCTACCTCTCCATCTTCGATCTTCGCGCCGACATCCGCCCATATCAGATCACTCCCCGCAAAGTCGAGTTGATCAAAGCACAACTGACCGAGCTCCTCACCAACTACGGCGAGATCACAGCCATGATCTTCGACGGCTGGAACGCCCCCTGGACGCGCATCACCTACGACCAGCTTCCCTTCCGCGAAATCTACGATCACGTCAAACATCTCCAGCCCAACTGCCTCGTCACCGACTACAACGCCAGCCAGTATCCAGGCTCCGCGCTCTACTACACCGACATCCGCCAATACGAGCAACACGCCGGGCAGAAGATTCCCGCCGACAGCCTCGTCCCCTCACAATCCGCCACGACCCTGCAAAGCGAATGGTTCTGGAAGCGCGACTACCCCACGCAGGAACTTCGTTCCGCCCGGCAGATCGTGAACGACTGGCTCATCCCGTTCAACGAGCAGCACTGCAATCTCATCCTCAACGTCGCGCCCAACACAGACGGCCGATTCGACGACAACGCAATCAAGCGCCTCGCGGAGATTGGCCAACTCTGGAAGCACCCCGGCACCGCGCCCCGCCTGCAACCGTCGGTGGCCATCACGACCCCCAACCTCGCCTTCGCCAAGCCATCCTTCGCAAGCAGCAGCCCCGACACCATCGGACCCGACCTCGCAAACGATAACAAGTTCGACAGCTTTTGGATCTGCGACCAGGGGGTTTGCGACCAGCACCAGAACTCGTCCTGGCTCGAGATCGCATTCGAAAGACCGACCGCGTTCAACACGATCTCCATCGTCGAACCTCGTTACCTCCAGCAGTACGGACCAGACAGCAGAATCGCCTCCTACCGTCTGCAACTCTGGAACAACGGAACGGGCAATGAAACGGGCAACGGAAGGTGGACCGACATCCTAAACGGTCGAACCCCCTCCACCTTCCAGCTCCACCAATTTCGCCGGGTCACCGCGCAACGCGTTCGCCTCACCCTCGAAGGCATCGGCCGCCCTCCCGGCATAGCCGAATTCGGAGTCTACAACGAACCCATCACAACCTGA
- a CDS encoding proline dehydrogenase family protein, whose translation MLRSAFIALSQNKSLRSFSERSTVGKKMSGRFVAGMSVEEALAACQRVNKEGIAVSLDSLGESVTTEAEARKSADIYHQLLDAIHTRGLNANVSVKLSQVGMDFDPALTERIVGEMVEHAAHVQSFVRIDMEGSPYTEATIVMTEHLAAKFPGAVGTVLQAYLFRTEADTERLLNENIRIRLCKGAYKEGPEIAFPAKSDVDANYVKLMKRMVTFSSSTTGKGVFCGIATHDEAIVEQMQTFVREHNIDKSAFEFQMLYGVRRDLQRRLAAEGFGVRVYVPFGPEWYPYFMRRLAERPANVIFLAKNFFKN comes from the coding sequence TTGCTGCGATCTGCTTTCATTGCTCTCTCTCAAAACAAGTCTTTGCGCTCCTTCTCAGAGCGCTCCACCGTAGGCAAAAAGATGTCCGGCCGCTTCGTCGCCGGCATGTCCGTCGAGGAAGCCCTCGCCGCCTGCCAGCGTGTCAACAAAGAAGGCATCGCCGTCAGCCTCGACTCCCTCGGCGAATCCGTCACCACCGAAGCCGAAGCCCGCAAGTCCGCCGACATCTACCACCAGCTCCTCGACGCCATTCACACCCGCGGCCTCAACGCCAACGTCAGCGTCAAACTCTCTCAGGTCGGCATGGACTTCGACCCCGCCCTCACCGAGCGCATCGTAGGCGAGATGGTCGAGCACGCCGCCCACGTCCAATCCTTCGTCCGTATCGACATGGAAGGCTCCCCCTACACCGAAGCCACCATCGTCATGACCGAGCACCTCGCCGCAAAATTCCCCGGAGCCGTCGGCACCGTCCTCCAGGCCTATCTCTTCCGCACCGAAGCCGACACCGAACGCCTCCTCAACGAAAACATCCGCATCCGCCTCTGCAAGGGAGCCTACAAGGAAGGCCCCGAGATCGCCTTCCCCGCCAAATCAGACGTCGACGCCAACTACGTCAAACTCATGAAACGCATGGTCACCTTCTCCAGCTCAACCACCGGCAAAGGTGTCTTCTGCGGCATCGCCACCCACGACGAAGCCATCGTCGAGCAGATGCAAACCTTCGTCCGTGAGCACAACATCGACAAGTCGGCCTTCGAGTTCCAGATGCTCTACGGCGTCCGTCGCGACCTCCAGCGCCGTCTCGCCGCCGAAGGCTTCGGCGTCCGCGTCTACGTCCCCTTCGGCCCCGAGTGGTACCCCTATTTCATGCGCCGCCTGGCAGAGCGTCCCGCCAACGTAATCTTCTTAGCCAAAAACTTCTTCAAAAACTAG
- a CDS encoding amidase, translated as MSKSRREFLTQSTLTLLASASASASALAQTPSTPTTPGAPPAFGTSPSVGPEVSPATFAEAEKLVQFPLTEKDRAQAAGNWRAAMAPLYERRTGPRKVAIADTTAPYSLVNSILPGQPTLPTKNEFLRTQSDAPLPTTDEAIAFAPVHQLSRWIETRKLTSTRLTEIYLARIERLNPKINCIITLTRDHALAQAKAADAEIAAGHYRGPLHGIPWGAKDLLDTANIATTWGAEPFQHRIPTADATVTERLNAAGAVLIAKLSLGALALNDVWFGGQTMNPWLLEEGSSGSSAGPGAATAAGLVAFAIGSETGGSIVSPSMRCGVTGLRPTYGRVPRTGAMTLCWSLDKLGPMARSVEDTMLVLNTITGPDGKDVACVPSKLDFDATAPIKNLKIGYFPQWMKEAPATDVDRAALAAISTLGMTPVEVTLPDWPYDNLDLILFAEAAAAFEEITLNHQLDQLKAQVPDAWPNTFRQSRFLSAVDYVQADRLRRMVALEMARIFSSGPNAPDLLLVPSLRDEILTITNFTGHPSLTLRAGFVEVSEARSDWAPDPAKPLPKFNPPRRVPHGVTLIGRLFDEGTIARAGLALERHFNVAHENPPGF; from the coding sequence ATGTCGAAATCCCGCCGCGAATTCCTGACCCAAAGCACCCTCACCCTGCTCGCCTCCGCCTCCGCCTCCGCCTCCGCACTCGCCCAAACCCCCTCCACCCCAACCACTCCCGGCGCACCACCAGCCTTCGGCACCTCGCCCTCTGTAGGCCCCGAGGTCTCCCCCGCCACCTTCGCCGAAGCCGAAAAGCTCGTCCAGTTCCCTCTCACCGAAAAAGACCGAGCCCAGGCCGCCGGCAACTGGCGAGCCGCCATGGCTCCTCTCTACGAGCGCCGCACCGGTCCACGCAAAGTGGCCATCGCCGACACCACCGCACCGTACTCCCTCGTCAACTCCATCCTCCCCGGCCAGCCCACCCTCCCCACAAAAAACGAGTTCCTCCGCACCCAATCCGACGCCCCACTCCCCACCACCGACGAAGCCATCGCCTTCGCCCCCGTCCACCAGCTCTCCCGCTGGATCGAGACTCGCAAGCTCACCAGCACGCGCCTCACCGAGATCTATCTCGCGCGCATCGAACGCCTCAATCCCAAGATCAACTGCATCATCACCCTCACCCGCGATCACGCCCTCGCGCAAGCCAAAGCCGCCGACGCTGAAATCGCCGCCGGCCACTATCGCGGCCCACTCCACGGCATCCCATGGGGTGCAAAGGACCTCCTCGACACCGCCAACATCGCCACCACCTGGGGAGCCGAGCCCTTCCAGCACCGCATCCCCACCGCCGACGCCACCGTCACCGAACGCCTCAACGCAGCTGGAGCCGTCCTCATCGCCAAGCTCTCCCTCGGCGCTCTCGCCCTCAACGACGTCTGGTTCGGCGGCCAAACCATGAACCCCTGGCTCCTCGAAGAAGGCTCCTCCGGCTCCAGCGCAGGTCCCGGAGCCGCCACCGCCGCAGGCCTCGTAGCCTTCGCCATCGGCTCTGAAACCGGAGGCAGCATCGTCAGCCCCTCCATGCGTTGCGGAGTCACCGGCCTTCGCCCCACCTACGGCCGCGTCCCCCGCACCGGAGCCATGACCCTCTGCTGGTCCCTCGACAAACTCGGCCCCATGGCCCGCAGCGTCGAAGACACCATGCTCGTCCTCAACACCATCACCGGCCCCGACGGCAAAGACGTAGCCTGCGTCCCCAGCAAACTAGACTTCGACGCAACCGCCCCAATAAAAAATCTAAAAATCGGCTACTTCCCCCAGTGGATGAAAGAAGCCCCCGCCACCGACGTAGACCGCGCCGCCCTCGCCGCCATCTCCACCCTCGGCATGACCCCCGTCGAAGTCACACTCCCCGACTGGCCCTACGACAACCTCGACCTCATCCTCTTCGCCGAAGCCGCCGCCGCCTTCGAAGAGATCACCCTCAACCATCAGCTCGACCAGCTCAAAGCCCAGGTCCCCGACGCCTGGCCCAACACCTTCCGCCAGTCCCGCTTTCTCTCCGCAGTCGACTACGTCCAGGCCGACCGCCTCCGCCGCATGGTCGCCCTCGAGATGGCCCGCATCTTCAGCTCTGGCCCCAACGCACCGGACCTCCTCCTAGTCCCCTCCCTCCGCGACGAGATCCTCACCATCACCAACTTCACCGGCCATCCCTCCCTCACTCTCCGCGCCGGATTCGTCGAAGTCTCCGAGGCCCGCAGCGACTGGGCACCCGACCCCGCCAAGCCCCTCCCCAAGTTCAACCCACCCCGCCGCGTCCCACACGGAGTCACCCTCATCGGCCGCCTCTTCGACGAGGGCACCATCGCCCGAGCTGGCCTGGCCCTCGAGCGCCACTTCAACGTAGCCCACGAAAACCCACCCGGCTTCTAA